One part of the Nostoc sp. PCC 7120 = FACHB-418 genome encodes these proteins:
- the groL gene encoding chaperonin GroEL (60 kDa chaperone family; promotes refolding of misfolded polypeptides especially under stressful conditions; forms two stacked rings of heptamers to form a barrel-shaped 14mer; ends can be capped by GroES; misfolded proteins enter the barrel where they are refolded when GroES binds), whose protein sequence is MAKIISFDEESRRALERGVNALADAVKITLGPKGRNVLLEKKYGTPQIVNDGITVAKEIELEDPLENTGARLIQEVASKTKDVAGDGTTTATVLVQALIREGLKNVAAGTNPVSLKRGIDKTTEALVAEIAKVAKPVEGSAIAQVATVSSGNDEEVGAMIAQAVEKVTKDGVITVEESKSLTTELEVVEGMQIDRGYISPYFITNNERQTVELENVRILITDKKISSIQELVPVLEKVARLGQPLLIIAEDVEGDALATLVVNKARGVLSVAAIKAPGFGERRKALLQDIAILTDGQLISEEIGLSLDTASLEALGTAQKITIEKDNTTIVAGNTTKPEIQKRIAQIRRQLEETDSEYDSEKLQERIAKLAGGIAVIKVGAATETELKDRKLRIEDALNATKAAVAEGIVPGGGKTLIYLASKVDEIKKNFDEEEKIGADIVKRALEAPLRQIADNAGAEGSVIVSRVKDSDFNIGYNAATGEFEDLIAAGIIDPAKVVRSALQNAASIAGLVLTTEAIVVEKPEKKSAAPADAGMGGMGGMGGMGGMGGMGGMGGMGMF, encoded by the coding sequence ATGGCAAAAATTATTTCGTTTGATGAAGAATCACGGCGTGCTTTAGAGCGGGGTGTCAATGCCCTGGCTGATGCTGTAAAAATTACCTTAGGCCCCAAGGGTCGCAACGTGCTTTTAGAAAAAAAATATGGCACACCCCAAATTGTGAACGATGGTATTACCGTCGCTAAAGAAATTGAATTAGAAGATCCTTTAGAAAATACTGGTGCCAGATTAATTCAAGAGGTAGCATCCAAAACCAAGGATGTAGCTGGCGATGGCACAACTACGGCTACCGTTTTAGTACAAGCCCTAATTAGAGAAGGTTTGAAGAACGTCGCGGCTGGTACTAACCCAGTTAGTCTCAAGCGCGGTATAGATAAAACTACCGAGGCTTTGGTAGCGGAAATTGCTAAGGTCGCCAAGCCTGTAGAAGGTAGTGCGATCGCTCAAGTTGCCACTGTCTCATCTGGTAATGATGAAGAAGTTGGTGCCATGATTGCCCAAGCGGTGGAAAAAGTCACCAAAGACGGTGTAATCACTGTAGAAGAATCTAAATCCCTGACAACTGAACTAGAAGTAGTCGAAGGGATGCAGATTGACAGAGGTTATATTTCCCCCTACTTCATCACCAACAACGAGCGCCAAACGGTGGAGTTGGAAAATGTGCGGATTTTGATTACTGACAAAAAAATCAGCAGTATTCAAGAATTAGTCCCCGTTCTAGAAAAAGTAGCTCGTTTGGGTCAACCCTTACTGATCATTGCTGAAGATGTAGAAGGAGATGCCCTAGCAACTTTGGTGGTGAACAAAGCACGGGGTGTACTTTCTGTGGCGGCAATTAAAGCCCCAGGATTTGGCGAACGCCGCAAAGCATTGTTGCAAGATATCGCTATCCTCACAGACGGTCAACTAATTTCGGAAGAAATTGGCTTAAGCTTAGATACCGCTTCTCTAGAAGCTTTGGGTACGGCGCAGAAAATCACAATTGAAAAAGACAACACCACAATTGTTGCTGGTAATACTACTAAGCCAGAAATCCAAAAGCGGATTGCACAAATTCGCCGACAGTTGGAAGAGACTGACTCTGAGTACGATAGCGAGAAATTGCAAGAACGTATTGCCAAGTTAGCTGGTGGTATTGCAGTGATCAAAGTCGGTGCAGCAACTGAAACCGAACTCAAAGACCGCAAACTGAGAATCGAAGACGCACTCAACGCCACCAAAGCTGCTGTTGCTGAAGGTATCGTTCCTGGTGGCGGCAAAACTCTGATTTACTTGGCGAGTAAGGTAGACGAGATTAAGAAAAACTTTGACGAAGAAGAAAAAATCGGTGCTGACATCGTTAAACGGGCTTTAGAAGCTCCTTTACGTCAGATTGCCGATAATGCTGGTGCAGAAGGTTCTGTCATCGTCTCCAGAGTCAAAGACAGCGATTTCAACATCGGTTACAACGCTGCTACTGGGGAATTTGAAGACCTGATTGCGGCTGGTATTATTGACCCTGCAAAAGTTGTGCGTTCAGCATTGCAAAATGCCGCTTCCATTGCCGGTCTAGTTTTAACCACCGAAGCGATCGTTGTGGAAAAACCAGAGAAAAAATCTGCTGCTCCTGCTGATGCCGGTATGGGTGGCATGGGCGGCATGGGTGGTATGGGCGGTATGGGTGGCATGGGCGGTATGGGTGGTATGGGTATGTTCTAA
- a CDS encoding heme oxygenase (biliverdin-producing), whose amino-acid sequence MSSNLANKLRVGTKKAHTMAENVGFVKCFLKGVVEKSSYRKLVANFYYVYSAMEEEMEKHSQHPIVSKINFSQLNRKQTLEQDLSYYYGANWREQIQLSPAGEAYVQRIREISATEPELLIAHSYTRYLGDLSGGQILKNIAVTAMNLNDGQGTAFYEFADISDEKAFKAKYRQTLDELAIDEATGDRIVDEANAAFGMNMKMFQELEGNLIKAIGMMLFNTLTRKRTRGATELATAE is encoded by the coding sequence ATGAGCAGCAATTTAGCAAACAAACTACGTGTAGGTACGAAAAAAGCCCACACAATGGCAGAAAATGTAGGTTTTGTCAAATGCTTCTTAAAAGGAGTGGTAGAAAAAAGCTCTTACCGGAAGCTAGTGGCCAACTTCTACTACGTCTACTCCGCAATGGAAGAGGAGATGGAAAAGCATAGCCAGCACCCAATTGTTTCTAAAATAAACTTTTCCCAACTGAATCGTAAGCAGACTCTAGAGCAAGACCTGAGTTACTATTACGGCGCTAACTGGCGGGAACAAATTCAACTGTCGCCAGCAGGTGAAGCTTACGTACAACGCATTCGGGAAATCTCTGCAACCGAACCAGAATTGTTGATTGCCCACTCTTACACCCGTTATTTAGGTGATTTATCCGGGGGACAAATTCTCAAAAACATTGCTGTGACAGCGATGAATTTGAATGATGGGCAAGGAACTGCATTTTATGAGTTCGCAGATATTTCTGATGAGAAAGCTTTTAAGGCTAAATATCGTCAAACATTAGATGAGTTGGCAATTGATGAAGCGACAGGCGATCGCATTGTTGATGAAGCTAACGCCGCTTTTGGTATGAACATGAAAATGTTCCAAGAACTAGAAGGGAACCTCATCAAGGCAATCGGCATGATGCTGTTCAACACCTTGACTCGCAAGCGCACACGCGGCGCTACCGAACTAGCCACTGCTGAGTAA
- the glmM gene encoding phosphoglucosamine mutase, with the protein MVSSITRIQNYVIDGAATSNGLETVLESNFAPSLISLPATPLFGTDGIRGKVGELLSAPLALQIGFWAGVVLRNHADQLGPVILGQDSRNSSDMLAMALSAGLTAAGLEVWYLGLCPTPCVAYLTSMSEAIGGVMISASHNPPEDNGIKIFGANGGKLSQALQAEIEKGLRGNLPITSNVSNCGRHYSRWELVKNYGEALKRPWQNKVNLQGMKVVLDLAWGAAVGLAPSVFAEMGAEVISLHNAADGDRINVNCGSTHLEMLQAAVQEHNADLGFAFDGDADRVLAVDPTGRPVNGDYILYLWGLYLKQQNQLPDNLIVSTVMANLGFEKAWQQQGGKLIRTAVGDQYVQAEMIKTGAMLGGEQSGHILCSHYGMTGDGLLTALHLASLVKQSGVSLAELIDQSFQTYPQLLRNVRVVDRDRRLSWQNCTPVQQAIALAEKAMGDTGRILVRASGTEPVIRVMVEAANAELANYWTNELVAQVQQHLAP; encoded by the coding sequence ATGGTTTCATCTATAACTCGGATTCAGAACTACGTAATAGATGGTGCAGCTACATCCAATGGATTAGAAACAGTCCTTGAGAGCAACTTTGCACCCAGTTTAATATCCCTACCAGCAACACCTCTGTTTGGTACAGATGGTATTCGTGGCAAAGTAGGGGAATTACTGAGTGCGCCTTTAGCGTTGCAAATTGGTTTTTGGGCAGGCGTAGTTTTACGTAATCATGCTGATCAATTAGGGCCAGTAATCTTAGGACAGGATTCCCGTAACTCTAGTGATATGTTGGCGATGGCTTTGAGTGCAGGGTTAACCGCAGCCGGGCTAGAAGTTTGGTATTTAGGTTTATGTCCTACTCCTTGCGTGGCTTATTTAACTAGTATGAGTGAAGCCATTGGCGGCGTGATGATTTCTGCTAGTCATAACCCTCCCGAAGATAACGGGATTAAAATTTTTGGTGCTAATGGTGGTAAGTTATCCCAGGCTTTACAGGCAGAAATTGAAAAAGGTCTGCGGGGAAATCTGCCAATTACAAGTAATGTCAGTAATTGTGGACGGCATTACTCACGTTGGGAATTGGTGAAGAATTACGGCGAAGCTTTAAAACGACCCTGGCAAAATAAAGTGAATCTTCAGGGAATGAAGGTTGTGCTGGATTTAGCTTGGGGTGCAGCCGTGGGATTAGCACCATCAGTATTTGCAGAGATGGGGGCAGAAGTTATTTCCCTGCATAATGCCGCAGATGGCGATCGCATCAACGTTAACTGCGGCTCCACCCACCTAGAAATGTTGCAAGCGGCTGTGCAAGAACACAACGCCGATTTAGGTTTTGCCTTTGATGGCGATGCCGATCGCGTTTTGGCTGTAGATCCCACAGGTCGTCCTGTAAATGGCGACTATATCCTGTACCTGTGGGGATTGTACCTCAAACAACAAAACCAACTCCCAGACAACTTGATTGTTTCCACAGTCATGGCAAACCTGGGCTTTGAGAAAGCTTGGCAGCAACAGGGTGGTAAATTAATTCGCACCGCCGTTGGCGATCAATATGTGCAAGCAGAAATGATCAAAACTGGGGCAATGTTGGGAGGTGAACAATCAGGACACATCCTGTGTAGCCATTATGGAATGACTGGGGATGGCTTGTTAACAGCCTTACACTTGGCAAGTTTGGTCAAACAATCTGGTGTTTCCTTAGCCGAATTGATAGACCAAAGCTTCCAGACCTATCCCCAATTATTGCGGAACGTGCGAGTTGTAGACCGCGATCGCCGCCTGAGTTGGCAAAACTGCACACCAGTACAACAAGCGATCGCTCTTGCCGAGAAAGCAATGGGTGATACTGGTAGAATTTTAGTTCGGGCATCCGGTACGGAACCCGTCATCAGAGTCATGGTAGAAGCCGCCAACGCCGAACTAGCTAACTATTGGACAAATGAACTAGTAGCCCAAGTACAACAACACCTAGCGCCATAA